A stretch of Crossiella cryophila DNA encodes these proteins:
- a CDS encoding CHAT domain-containing protein, whose translation MTTWVLRADDLSSHLRWRWLLTDADGHLVADHEVDLDPASAEHEAFTDLDDYLRRNAAPDDQVAAETEIVDWLGDWLGTAVLGQEIGHAILDSDLDTVLVDLPPPAAFLLDRPLELAHVDGESLARRGVRLVYRWPGEREVRKEPVGAELRILALFSMPSRTSVLALRRERHELARLVRLLARQTGTAVHIRVVQYGVTRERLRAFAEESPGWDVLHVAGHGEHGLILLEHPDGSADPVHTADLVELLRPARRRLKLAVLGTCHSGAATAAETLQRLGLAEQAERFSRRSGDGVATVGPAVGLVEAFGVAAVGMRYPVADEFAITLTGELYRRLLSGMPADRAVGLAVPVAAGRICADRPALSVGTPALFGSGAIGLRLTPPERDVELDPYRQRMPGFPDEPRRFVGRTQLLIDASSALAPRSERTGVLLLGMAGAGKSTAAVELAYQHENGFGGLAWWRAPERETGPGEALGLLADALEAQLPRFRMTEALGSAAAFQRFLPRLAALLREEVVLLVLDNLETLLSRSGSWRDPQWTDLMDVLTGHSGASRVVLTSRVTPAGLDTERVAVLPVHALSLAESALLARELPNLKALLDGDSGQPMLVREVINVVQGHPGLLELADAAAADPDRLRDRLDIAHAAATVRGEPLDSFFATGASELDPGQFLRALTSWTTGTLADLPEPARRLAELLACLEEDDRQSGIVAALWPRLWEPGEAMPLEEPLAVLRNAALVQADPDRRITRYTLHPGVAEAIRSEVPAEQRSTLDDLFGALWWAICQDRLKRENQGTSTTEVVHAALAAVPYLLRLARWGEVARALHQALGRDRAPGTAARVLGHLELCLAQELDPADRLLCEVVHAIALTAVDPAEAETRLRAVLAKADAQGQSRMAAAIAGQLADLARDHGRLTDAVELAQSRLSGSAAGSWAEAGHEATLLQNLALLGRSEEALDRAITLLAHLDTLAPDPDGVATWHVLEVVLDAACRAARGQEDWAAALEFNQRIQHSEQQRGAGRHEQVSTRFNEATLLARLGRRKEAERLLRHCQQVFQDFGDLTQLGRVFSARAQLERSRRRPERAIDLEQLALRYVYQRAEVHSIAVCHHNLAGHLTAANRKPATAIAHLLAATLLWHTTGHDSAGDALENLCRLVPRPAGAVLPRDFGELAARVEVVPGVRFGEVLAGLQPEAAERESTLREIAEFAERYLLLGNGIRPEESG comes from the coding sequence GTGACTACCTGGGTCCTGCGCGCCGACGACCTCTCCAGCCATCTCCGCTGGCGCTGGCTGCTCACCGACGCCGACGGCCACCTGGTCGCCGACCACGAGGTCGACCTCGACCCGGCCAGTGCGGAACACGAGGCGTTCACCGACCTCGACGACTACCTGCGCCGCAACGCCGCACCCGATGACCAGGTGGCGGCCGAGACCGAGATCGTCGACTGGCTGGGCGACTGGCTCGGCACCGCGGTGCTCGGCCAGGAGATCGGGCACGCCATCCTGGACAGCGACCTGGACACCGTGCTGGTGGACCTGCCGCCACCGGCCGCCTTCCTGCTGGACCGGCCCCTGGAACTGGCCCACGTCGACGGCGAGTCGCTGGCCCGGCGTGGCGTGCGGCTGGTCTACCGGTGGCCGGGGGAACGCGAGGTGCGCAAGGAACCCGTCGGCGCGGAGTTGCGGATCCTGGCGTTGTTCTCCATGCCCTCGCGCACCTCCGTGCTCGCCCTGCGCCGGGAACGCCACGAGCTGGCCCGGCTGGTGCGGTTGCTGGCCAGGCAGACCGGCACGGCGGTGCACATCCGGGTGGTGCAGTACGGCGTCACCAGGGAACGGTTGCGGGCCTTCGCCGAGGAGTCACCCGGCTGGGACGTGCTGCACGTGGCCGGGCACGGCGAACACGGCCTGATCCTGCTCGAACACCCCGACGGCAGCGCCGATCCGGTGCACACCGCGGACCTGGTGGAGCTGCTGCGACCGGCCCGCCGGCGGCTCAAGCTGGCCGTGCTGGGCACCTGTCACTCCGGCGCGGCGACCGCGGCGGAAACGTTGCAGCGCCTGGGTCTGGCCGAACAGGCCGAGCGGTTCTCCCGGCGCTCCGGCGACGGCGTGGCCACGGTCGGACCGGCGGTGGGGCTGGTGGAGGCGTTCGGGGTGGCCGCGGTGGGCATGCGGTACCCGGTCGCGGACGAGTTCGCGATCACCCTGACCGGTGAGCTGTACCGGCGGCTGCTCAGCGGCATGCCCGCCGACCGGGCGGTCGGGCTGGCGGTGCCGGTGGCGGCCGGCCGGATCTGCGCGGACCGGCCCGCGTTGTCGGTGGGCACCCCGGCGTTGTTCGGCTCCGGCGCGATCGGGTTGCGGCTGACCCCGCCGGAGCGGGACGTGGAGCTGGATCCGTACCGGCAGCGGATGCCCGGATTCCCTGACGAGCCAAGGCGATTCGTCGGGCGCACCCAGCTGCTGATCGACGCCAGCAGCGCGCTGGCACCGCGGAGCGAGCGGACCGGCGTGCTGTTGCTGGGCATGGCCGGGGCGGGCAAGAGCACGGCCGCGGTGGAACTGGCCTACCAGCACGAGAACGGGTTCGGCGGCCTGGCCTGGTGGCGGGCGCCGGAACGGGAGACCGGCCCAGGCGAGGCGCTCGGGCTGCTCGCGGACGCGCTGGAGGCGCAGCTCCCCCGGTTCCGGATGACCGAGGCACTGGGCAGTGCCGCGGCCTTCCAGCGGTTCCTGCCCCGGCTGGCCGCGTTGCTGCGGGAGGAGGTCGTGCTGCTGGTCCTGGACAACCTGGAGACCCTGTTGTCCCGCAGCGGTTCCTGGCGCGATCCACAGTGGACAGACCTGATGGACGTGCTCACCGGGCACAGTGGCGCTTCCCGGGTGGTGCTGACCAGCCGGGTCACCCCGGCCGGGCTGGACACCGAGCGGGTGGCGGTGCTGCCGGTGCACGCGCTGTCGCTGGCCGAATCGGCCCTGCTGGCCAGGGAGCTGCCCAACCTGAAAGCCTTGCTGGACGGGGATTCCGGGCAGCCGATGCTGGTCCGCGAGGTGATCAACGTGGTGCAGGGCCACCCCGGCCTGCTGGAACTGGCCGATGCCGCCGCGGCCGATCCGGACCGGCTGCGCGACCGCCTGGACATCGCGCACGCCGCCGCCACCGTCCGCGGTGAACCCCTGGACTCCTTCTTCGCCACCGGCGCCAGCGAGCTCGACCCCGGCCAGTTCCTGCGTGCCCTCACCTCCTGGACCACCGGCACCCTGGCCGACCTGCCCGAACCGGCCCGGCGACTGGCGGAGTTGCTGGCCTGCCTTGAGGAGGACGACCGCCAGTCCGGCATCGTGGCCGCACTCTGGCCCCGGCTCTGGGAACCCGGCGAGGCCATGCCGCTGGAAGAACCCCTTGCCGTGCTACGGAATGCGGCCCTGGTGCAGGCGGACCCGGACCGCCGGATCACCCGCTACACCCTGCACCCCGGGGTCGCCGAGGCCATCCGGTCCGAGGTCCCTGCCGAGCAACGGTCCACATTGGACGATCTGTTCGGCGCACTGTGGTGGGCGATCTGCCAGGACCGGCTGAAGCGGGAGAACCAGGGCACCTCGACCACCGAGGTCGTGCACGCCGCCCTGGCCGCGGTGCCCTACCTGCTCCGGCTGGCCCGCTGGGGCGAGGTGGCCAGGGCGCTGCACCAGGCGCTGGGCCGGGACCGCGCGCCAGGCACCGCGGCCAGGGTGCTCGGCCACCTGGAGCTGTGCCTGGCCCAGGAACTCGACCCGGCGGACCGGCTGCTGTGCGAGGTGGTGCACGCGATCGCGCTGACCGCGGTGGACCCGGCCGAGGCGGAAACCCGGCTGCGCGCGGTACTCGCCAAGGCCGACGCCCAGGGCCAGTCCCGGATGGCCGCGGCCATCGCCGGTCAGCTCGCCGACCTGGCCCGCGACCACGGCCGCCTCACCGACGCGGTCGAACTGGCCCAGTCCCGCCTGTCCGGGTCCGCCGCCGGATCCTGGGCCGAGGCAGGCCACGAGGCCACCCTGCTGCAGAACCTGGCTCTGCTGGGCCGATCCGAGGAAGCCCTGGACCGCGCCATCACGCTGCTGGCCCACCTGGACACCCTGGCGCCCGACCCGGACGGTGTCGCGACCTGGCATGTGCTCGAAGTGGTCCTGGACGCCGCCTGCCGGGCGGCCCGCGGCCAGGAGGACTGGGCGGCCGCGCTGGAGTTCAACCAGCGCATCCAGCACAGCGAACAGCAACGCGGTGCGGGCAGGCACGAACAGGTCAGCACCCGCTTCAACGAGGCCACCCTGCTCGCCAGGCTGGGCCGCCGCAAGGAGGCCGAACGCCTGCTGCGGCACTGCCAGCAGGTCTTCCAGGACTTCGGCGACCTGACCCAGCTCGGCCGGGTCTTCAGCGCCCGCGCCCAGCTCGAACGCAGCCGCCGCCGCCCCGAACGCGCCATCGATCTGGAACAACTCGCACTGCGTTATGTCTACCAGCGCGCCGAGGTGCACAGCATCGCGGTCTGCCACCACAACCTGGCAGGCCACCTGACCGCCGCCAACCGCAAACCCGCCACCGCCATCGCCCACCTGCTCGCCGCCACCCTGCTCTGGCACACCACCGGCCACGACTCGGCCGGCGACGCGCTGGAGAACCTGTGCAGGCTGGTCCCCCGCCCGGCGGGGGCGGTGCTGCCACGGGACTTCGGTGAGCTGGCGGCCAGGGTGGAGGTGGTGCCGGGGGTGCGGTTCGGTGAGGTTCTCGCCGGGTTGCAGCCGGAGGCGGCGGAGCGGGAGTCCACACTGCGCGAGATCGCGGAGTTCGCTGAGCGGTATCTGTTGCTGGGCAACGGGATCAGGCCCGAGGAGTCCGGTTGA
- a CDS encoding pyridoxal phosphate-dependent decarboxylase family protein — MSLDPSRAELAAMMTATTELTADFLAGLPAAPASRLTGAKPFDPPAEEPGEFAELLAVFREAAANAVDTAGPGYLAYFPAGGLISASIGEFLSTVVNRFTGVASTAPDLVALEDSVLDWLCREFALPATASGLITTGGSLATLSALVAARHDRLGQRHDRGTLYVTEHTHLSVAKAALIAGLRPDQVRVVPVTAEHRMDPAAAESLIAADRSVGKVPFLLVGTAGSTSTGTIDPLAELATIAARHGLWFHVDGAYGGGFQLTERGRVKLRGIEQADSITFDPHKTMFLPYGTGVLLVRDRATLRAAHTVDASYLQDLRRDPWPPDFCDLGPELTREFRGLRMWLPLHLHGVAAFRQALDEKLDLAAEVHRELSALSEVDVPVRPDLTVNVFRRKHGDDAANQRLLERINATERIFLSSTRLHERYLLRLCVLSHRTDAARVAEAIEIIRMLGRE; from the coding sequence ATGTCACTGGACCCGAGCCGCGCGGAGCTGGCCGCGATGATGACGGCCACCACCGAGCTGACCGCCGACTTCCTGGCCGGCCTGCCTGCCGCACCCGCCTCCCGGCTCACCGGCGCGAAACCGTTCGACCCGCCAGCGGAGGAACCGGGTGAGTTCGCCGAGCTGCTGGCGGTCTTCCGGGAGGCCGCGGCCAACGCGGTGGACACCGCCGGACCCGGCTATCTGGCCTATTTCCCGGCCGGTGGGCTGATCTCGGCCTCGATCGGGGAGTTCCTGTCCACTGTGGTCAATCGGTTCACCGGGGTCGCCTCGACCGCGCCGGACCTGGTCGCGCTGGAGGACAGCGTGCTGGACTGGCTCTGCCGCGAGTTCGCCTTACCAGCCACCGCGAGCGGGCTGATCACCACCGGCGGCTCGCTGGCCACGCTGTCCGCGCTGGTCGCGGCCAGGCACGACCGGCTCGGCCAGCGGCATGACCGCGGCACGCTCTACGTCACCGAGCACACCCATCTCAGCGTGGCCAAGGCCGCGCTGATCGCCGGGCTGCGCCCCGACCAGGTGCGGGTGGTGCCGGTGACCGCCGAGCACCGGATGGACCCGGCCGCCGCCGAGTCCCTCATCGCCGCCGACCGATCGGTAGGCAAGGTGCCGTTCCTGCTGGTCGGCACCGCGGGCAGTACCAGCACCGGCACCATCGACCCGCTGGCCGAGCTGGCCACGATCGCCGCGCGGCACGGCCTGTGGTTCCACGTCGACGGCGCCTACGGCGGTGGTTTCCAGCTCACCGAACGCGGCCGGGTCAAGCTGCGCGGCATCGAACAGGCCGACTCGATCACCTTCGACCCGCACAAGACCATGTTCCTGCCCTACGGCACCGGGGTGCTGCTGGTGCGCGACCGGGCCACCCTGCGCGCCGCGCACACCGTGGACGCCAGCTACCTCCAGGACCTGCGCCGGGACCCGTGGCCGCCCGACTTCTGCGATCTGGGCCCCGAACTGACCCGCGAGTTCCGCGGCCTGCGGATGTGGCTGCCGCTGCACCTGCACGGCGTGGCCGCCTTCCGCCAGGCCCTCGACGAGAAACTCGACCTGGCCGCCGAGGTGCACCGCGAGTTGTCCGCACTGTCCGAAGTGGACGTTCCAGTGCGGCCGGACCTGACGGTGAACGTGTTCCGCCGCAAGCACGGCGACGACGCGGCCAACCAGCGCCTGCTCGAACGGATCAACGCCACCGAACGCATCTTCCTGTCCAGCACCCGGTTGCACGAGCGGTACCTGCTGCGGCTGTGCGTGCTCAGCCACCGCACGGACGCGGCCAGGGTGGCCGAGGCGATCGAGATCATCCGGATGCTGGGACGCGAGTGA
- a CDS encoding helix-turn-helix domain-containing protein has product MPRPERPIHPADGPVQRFALELRELRRRAGNPPYRLLAERARFSRTVLADAARGHRQPTLPVTLAYAKACGANPAVWARRWRALTAELAQELAASASTLAELRRGVDAFIVDFFARRRSSAGE; this is encoded by the coding sequence ATGCCCAGGCCAGAACGCCCGATCCACCCTGCCGACGGTCCGGTGCAACGGTTCGCGCTGGAATTACGCGAACTCCGGCGGCGGGCGGGCAACCCGCCGTACCGGTTGCTGGCCGAGCGCGCCCGGTTCTCCCGGACGGTGCTCGCCGACGCGGCCCGCGGCCACCGGCAGCCCACCCTCCCGGTCACCCTGGCCTACGCCAAGGCCTGCGGCGCGAACCCGGCGGTCTGGGCGCGGCGGTGGCGGGCGCTGACCGCGGAACTGGCCCAGGAACTGGCGGCCTCGGCGAGCACCCTGGCGGAGCTGCGGCGTGGGGTGGACGCGTTCATCGTGGACTTCTTCGCCCGGCGGCGGAGTTCCGCCGGGGAGTGA
- a CDS encoding lysophospholipid acyltransferase family protein encodes MAEIVYPPVIALAKTMFRVLDMRIRIDGAEHIPRQGAAVLASNHVSYLDFIFAGLGALPAKRLTRFMAKKEVFDNRISGPLMRGMHHIPVDRKAGEAAYEQALAALRAGEVIGVFPEATISRSFTVKDIKSGAVRLAAAAGAPLIPMALWGTQRMWTKGRPRALGTRHLPITILIGEPLHPTPEQDATEVTAQLRARMAELVDKAQRDYPDRPSAEQTWWQPAHLGGTAPTPAEAAALDTRSPG; translated from the coding sequence ATGGCTGAGATCGTCTACCCCCCGGTCATCGCACTGGCGAAGACCATGTTCCGGGTGCTGGACATGCGGATCCGGATCGACGGGGCCGAGCACATCCCCCGCCAGGGCGCCGCGGTGCTGGCCAGCAACCACGTGAGTTACCTGGACTTCATCTTCGCCGGACTCGGCGCGCTGCCCGCCAAGCGGCTGACCAGGTTCATGGCCAAGAAGGAGGTCTTCGACAACCGGATCTCCGGCCCGCTGATGCGCGGCATGCACCACATCCCGGTGGACCGCAAAGCGGGCGAGGCCGCCTACGAGCAGGCGCTGGCCGCACTGCGCGCCGGCGAGGTGATCGGGGTGTTCCCGGAGGCCACCATCAGCCGCTCGTTCACGGTCAAGGACATCAAGTCCGGCGCGGTCCGGCTGGCCGCGGCCGCGGGCGCACCGCTGATCCCGATGGCGTTGTGGGGCACCCAGCGGATGTGGACCAAGGGGCGCCCGCGTGCGCTGGGCACCCGGCACCTGCCGATCACCATCCTGATCGGCGAGCCACTGCACCCCACCCCGGAACAGGACGCCACCGAGGTCACCGCGCAGCTGCGGGCCCGGATGGCCGAACTGGTGGACAAGGCCCAGCGCGACTACCCGGACCGCCCGAGCGCGGAACAGACCTGGTGGCAGCCCGCCCACCTGGGCGGCACCGCCCCCACCCCGGCCGAAGCCGCCGCCCTGGACACCAGGTCACCCGGTTAA
- the murJ gene encoding murein biosynthesis integral membrane protein MurJ, whose amino-acid sequence MTAMSPARTAHSLAKATGSMAVATLISRITGFFAKLSLAWVVGLSANAINDSYTVANTVPNIVYELLLGGVLTSVVVPTLVRARAQDADGGEAYAQRLLTVGGTVLTVVTVLAVCLAPVVTAPFVDNTGGTANPALVTAFAYLLLPEIVFYGLFAMFGAVLNARGVFGPPAWAPVLNNLVLIATIGLYFLLPGQIATNPVELTNPKLLVLGLGTTLGILVQAGMLIPSLRRSGFRLRWRWGWDRRLAEFGGLALWVLGYVLLSQLGYLVISRVATSTAAGGISVYTYAWLLVQMPYGVLGVSLLTALLPRMSHAAAINDRQALAADLSLGSRLSAVMLGPVSGLLTVLGPAVGVALFSIGEGSADADRLGLAITASAFGLLPFGLTMLQLRACYAMNDARTPTVINLLMVAVRIPLCLLAADLLPAREVVYGLAFANAVSFVVGAVAGELWLRRRLVPSRGERTVRTYGRVAAATGCAVGIGWLARLVVAGFVPGGPEHALGAWIWLVGGGGLGLLGAVGTLVLLRVDEVRSALARFTPRRNSAAGRRSPR is encoded by the coding sequence ATGACGGCGATGAGCCCAGCCCGGACTGCCCATTCCCTGGCCAAGGCGACCGGCTCCATGGCGGTGGCCACCCTGATCAGCCGGATCACCGGCTTCTTCGCCAAACTGTCGCTGGCCTGGGTGGTCGGTCTGAGCGCGAACGCGATCAACGACTCCTACACGGTGGCCAACACCGTGCCCAACATCGTCTACGAGCTGTTGCTCGGCGGGGTACTCACCAGCGTCGTGGTGCCGACGCTGGTCCGTGCCAGGGCCCAGGACGCCGACGGTGGCGAGGCGTACGCCCAGCGCCTGCTGACGGTCGGCGGCACCGTGCTGACCGTCGTCACGGTGCTGGCCGTCTGCCTGGCCCCGGTGGTGACCGCGCCGTTCGTGGACAACACCGGCGGCACCGCCAATCCGGCGCTGGTCACCGCGTTCGCCTACCTGTTGTTGCCGGAGATCGTGTTCTACGGCCTGTTCGCGATGTTCGGCGCCGTGCTCAACGCCCGTGGTGTGTTCGGACCACCCGCGTGGGCCCCGGTGCTGAACAACCTGGTGCTGATCGCGACCATCGGCCTCTACTTCCTGCTGCCCGGCCAGATCGCCACCAATCCGGTGGAGCTGACCAACCCCAAGCTGCTCGTACTCGGGCTCGGCACCACCCTCGGCATCCTCGTGCAGGCAGGGATGCTGATCCCGTCGTTGCGGCGCAGTGGTTTCCGGCTGCGCTGGCGCTGGGGCTGGGATCGCAGGCTGGCCGAGTTCGGTGGGCTGGCGCTGTGGGTGCTCGGCTACGTGCTGCTGAGCCAGCTCGGTTATCTGGTGATCAGCCGGGTGGCCACCTCGACGGCTGCCGGTGGGATCTCGGTCTACACCTACGCCTGGCTGCTGGTGCAGATGCCCTATGGCGTGCTCGGTGTGTCCCTGCTGACCGCGTTGCTGCCCAGGATGAGTCACGCGGCGGCGATCAACGACCGGCAGGCGCTCGCCGCCGACCTGTCCCTCGGCAGCCGGTTGTCCGCGGTCATGCTGGGTCCGGTCAGCGGACTGCTCACGGTGCTCGGCCCTGCGGTCGGGGTGGCCCTGTTCAGCATTGGCGAGGGCAGCGCGGACGCGGACCGGCTCGGGCTCGCGATCACCGCTTCGGCGTTCGGGCTGCTGCCCTTCGGGCTGACCATGCTCCAGTTGCGCGCCTGCTACGCCATGAACGACGCCCGCACCCCAACGGTGATCAACCTCCTCATGGTGGCGGTCAGGATCCCGCTGTGCCTGCTCGCCGCCGACCTGCTCCCGGCAAGGGAAGTCGTCTACGGCCTGGCTTTCGCCAACGCGGTGAGCTTCGTCGTGGGCGCTGTCGCGGGCGAGCTGTGGCTGCGACGGCGGTTGGTGCCCTCGCGCGGCGAACGGACTGTCCGGACCTACGGTCGCGTCGCGGCCGCGACCGGGTGTGCCGTCGGTATCGGCTGGCTGGCGCGACTGGTGGTCGCCGGGTTCGTGCCGGGTGGTCCGGAGCACGCGCTGGGCGCGTGGATCTGGCTGGTCGGCGGTGGCGGCCTTGGGTTGCTGGGCGCGGTGGGCACGCTGGTCCTGCTGCGGGTGGACGAAGTCCGATCCGCGCTGGCCAGGTTCACTCCCCGGCGGAACTCCGCCGCCGGGCGAAGAAGTCCACGATGA
- a CDS encoding PucR family transcriptional regulator has product MPDDNPPDLVVGGQPLHERFTRQLPALVGQVLIEITRRVPAYRQLPAEALAGDISQVIETALRSFVDLLRTRALPTRAELGFLRESAARRAEEGLPIDVVLTAYHIGVQVMWDSLRPDARPEEIQDVLTVNDLALRYLEVVAPAVGAGYLDARQTMFDDDHSARHTLLSSLLRGTPAEIAAGQAGLRLPPCYLVLALSVAAHPDETGDGVDPVIAGRRKLRRVRAELDRQIRGPVLSTLTAEGGTALLPGPAPVAELTERDWAWLDRVVAGLSRAAGAEITVGAVAAEPAGVAEAAAVAGEVLAVAQRFGRPPGVHRLRDVLLEYQLSRPSAALDQLAGVLEPLSGNEELVQTLAVYLRAGGRRAAAAELHVHPNTVDYRLRRIAELTGLDATSTKDIGLLKAALAARSATRR; this is encoded by the coding sequence GTGCCCGATGACAATCCGCCCGACCTGGTGGTCGGCGGCCAGCCACTGCACGAACGCTTCACCCGGCAGCTGCCCGCACTGGTCGGGCAGGTGCTGATCGAGATCACCCGGCGGGTGCCCGCCTACCGCCAGCTGCCTGCCGAGGCACTCGCCGGGGACATCAGCCAGGTCATCGAGACGGCCCTGCGCTCCTTCGTCGACCTGCTGCGCACCCGGGCCCTGCCCACCCGCGCCGAACTGGGTTTCCTGCGCGAGTCGGCGGCCCGCCGGGCCGAGGAGGGACTGCCGATCGACGTGGTGCTCACCGCGTACCACATCGGGGTCCAGGTCATGTGGGACTCGCTGCGACCGGATGCCCGGCCCGAGGAGATCCAGGACGTGCTGACCGTCAACGATCTCGCGCTGCGCTACCTGGAGGTGGTCGCCCCGGCGGTCGGCGCGGGCTATCTGGACGCCCGGCAGACCATGTTCGACGACGATCACTCCGCCCGGCACACCCTGTTGTCCTCGCTGCTGCGCGGCACCCCGGCCGAGATCGCCGCCGGTCAGGCCGGGTTGCGGCTGCCACCGTGTTACCTGGTGCTGGCGCTCTCGGTGGCCGCGCACCCGGACGAGACGGGGGACGGGGTGGACCCGGTGATCGCCGGACGGCGCAAGCTGCGCCGGGTGCGGGCCGAACTGGACCGGCAGATCCGCGGGCCGGTGCTGTCCACGCTGACCGCCGAGGGCGGCACCGCGTTGCTGCCCGGACCGGCCCCGGTGGCCGAGTTGACCGAGCGGGACTGGGCCTGGCTGGACCGGGTGGTGGCCGGGCTGAGCCGGGCCGCGGGCGCGGAGATCACCGTCGGCGCGGTGGCCGCCGAACCGGCCGGGGTGGCCGAGGCCGCCGCGGTGGCCGGGGAGGTCCTGGCCGTGGCGCAGCGGTTCGGCCGACCGCCAGGGGTGCACCGGTTGCGGGATGTCCTGCTGGAGTACCAGTTGTCCCGGCCCAGTGCCGCCCTGGACCAGCTCGCCGGGGTGCTGGAACCGTTGTCCGGCAACGAGGAGCTGGTCCAGACCCTGGCGGTGTACCTGCGTGCGGGCGGTCGGCGGGCGGCCGCGGCCGAACTGCACGTGCACCCGAACACGGTGGACTACCGGCTGCGCCGGATCGCCGAGCTGACCGGCCTGGATGCCACCAGTACCAAGGACATCGGCCTGCTCAAGGCCGCGCTGGCGGCCCGCTCGGCCACCCGCCGCTGA
- a CDS encoding SGNH/GDSL hydrolase family protein — MRMRARAAAALAMTAAALLVGPGAQADSPEYVALGDSAAAGPLIPHQNMNLACLRSDRNYPAVAAKALGASLRDVTCSGATTADFAGRRLGFIAPQFDALKPSTDLVSVTIGANDSGLFQQALTCINLLPEPIGLSCADRLTAGGRDQLAAAVDAWAPKFGAALDEIRKRSPQAKIVVTGYGTYIRPEGCHPVQPVWARDGRYLQGVMDRISAAARTQAQQRGARFVDFAAVTVGHDICAAPAQRYLEGLIPTSPAAPLHPNAQGMAAFGKAIVAAARG, encoded by the coding sequence ATGCGGATGCGTGCGCGAGCGGCGGCGGCCCTGGCGATGACAGCGGCCGCGCTGCTGGTCGGACCCGGTGCGCAGGCGGATTCGCCGGAGTACGTCGCCCTCGGTGACTCGGCCGCGGCCGGACCGCTGATCCCGCACCAGAACATGAACCTGGCCTGCCTGCGCTCGGACCGGAACTACCCGGCGGTGGCGGCCAAGGCGCTGGGCGCGAGCCTGCGGGACGTGACCTGTTCCGGGGCCACCACGGCCGATTTCGCCGGCCGTCGGCTCGGCTTCATCGCCCCGCAGTTCGACGCGCTCAAGCCGAGCACCGACCTGGTCTCGGTCACCATCGGCGCCAACGACTCCGGCCTGTTCCAGCAGGCCCTGACCTGCATCAACCTGCTCCCGGAGCCGATCGGACTGTCCTGCGCGGACCGGCTGACCGCAGGCGGGCGGGACCAGCTGGCCGCCGCGGTGGACGCCTGGGCGCCCAAGTTCGGCGCGGCCCTGGACGAGATCCGCAAGCGCTCACCCCAGGCGAAGATCGTGGTCACCGGCTACGGCACCTACATCCGGCCGGAGGGCTGCCACCCGGTGCAGCCGGTGTGGGCGCGGGACGGCCGCTACCTGCAGGGCGTGATGGACCGGATCAGCGCGGCCGCCCGCACCCAGGCCCAGCAGCGCGGCGCGCGGTTCGTGGACTTCGCCGCGGTCACCGTCGGCCACGACATCTGCGCCGCCCCCGCGCAGCGCTACCTGGAGGGCCTGATCCCGACCAGCCCGGCGGCCCCGCTGCACCCCAACGCGCAGGGCATGGCCGCCTTCGGCAAGGCGATCGTGGCGGCCGCCCGCGGCTGA